From Salinibacterium sp. ZJ450, one genomic window encodes:
- the guaB gene encoding IMP dehydrogenase has translation MDQPDPFGFVGLTYDDVMLLPGHTDVIPSEADTSSRLTRNIRVSTPLISAAMDTVTEARMAIAMARNGGLGVLHRNLSIEDQARYVDKVKRSESGMITNPVTTTPDATVAEVDALCGQFRVSGLPVVEGDGKLVGIITNRDMRFVSQFEKSTTLVRDVMTKLPLITAKTGIDPDSAIAIFAQHKIEKLPLVDDSGRLTGLITVKDFDKTEQYPNATKDDEGRLRVGAAIGFFGDAWDRAGALADAGVDIIVVDTANGDSAGEINIIRKLKADPAFRGIDIIGGNVATRSGAQALVEAGADAIKVGVGPGSICTTRVVAGVGVPQVTAVYEASLAAREAGVPVIADGGLQYSGDIAKALVAGAETVMLGSLLAGTDESPGDLVFVNGKQFKNYRGMGSLGAMQTRGQKTSYSRDRYFQADVPSDDQLIAEGIEGRVPYRGPVGSVTYQLLGGLRQSMFYVGARTIEELRNKGKFVRITAAGLKESHPHDVQMVVEAPNYRK, from the coding sequence ATGGATCAGCCTGACCCGTTTGGATTCGTCGGCCTCACCTACGACGATGTAATGCTGCTACCCGGCCACACCGATGTCATCCCGAGCGAAGCAGACACCTCGTCGCGGCTCACTCGCAACATCCGCGTGAGCACACCGTTGATTTCGGCGGCGATGGACACCGTGACCGAGGCGCGCATGGCGATCGCGATGGCTCGCAACGGCGGGCTCGGCGTGCTGCACCGCAACCTCTCGATTGAGGACCAGGCGCGCTACGTCGACAAGGTCAAGCGCAGCGAGTCCGGCATGATCACCAACCCGGTGACGACCACGCCGGATGCCACGGTCGCCGAGGTGGACGCCCTGTGTGGCCAGTTCCGCGTGTCCGGCCTTCCCGTGGTGGAGGGCGACGGCAAGCTCGTCGGTATCATCACCAACCGCGACATGCGGTTCGTCTCGCAATTCGAGAAGTCGACCACGCTGGTGCGCGACGTTATGACCAAGCTGCCGCTGATCACCGCGAAGACCGGCATCGACCCGGATTCCGCGATCGCCATCTTCGCGCAGCACAAGATCGAGAAGCTCCCGCTCGTCGATGACAGCGGCCGCCTCACCGGACTCATCACGGTGAAGGACTTCGACAAGACCGAGCAGTACCCGAACGCCACCAAGGACGACGAGGGTCGCCTGCGGGTCGGCGCGGCGATCGGCTTCTTCGGCGATGCCTGGGACCGGGCCGGCGCCCTCGCCGACGCCGGTGTCGACATCATCGTGGTCGACACCGCCAACGGTGACTCGGCCGGTGAGATCAACATCATCCGCAAGCTGAAGGCCGACCCGGCGTTCCGCGGCATCGACATCATCGGCGGCAACGTGGCCACCCGCTCCGGCGCGCAGGCGCTGGTCGAGGCCGGCGCCGACGCCATCAAGGTGGGCGTTGGTCCCGGATCCATCTGCACCACCCGCGTGGTGGCCGGTGTCGGCGTGCCGCAGGTCACCGCGGTGTACGAGGCATCCCTCGCCGCACGCGAGGCCGGCGTTCCGGTGATCGCCGACGGCGGGCTGCAGTACTCGGGTGACATCGCAAAGGCGCTCGTCGCCGGCGCCGAGACCGTGATGCTCGGTTCGCTGCTGGCCGGAACCGACGAGAGCCCGGGCGACCTGGTCTTCGTCAACGGCAAGCAGTTCAAGAACTACCGCGGCATGGGCTCGCTCGGTGCGATGCAGACCCGTGGGCAGAAGACCTCGTACTCCCGCGACCGTTATTTCCAGGCGGATGTCCCGAGCGATGACCAGCTCATCGCCGAGGGCATCGAAGGCCGCGTGCCCTACCGCGGACCGGTCGGCTCGGTGACCTACCAGCTGCTCGGCGGACTGCGCCAGTCGATGTTCTACGTCGGCGCCCGCACCATCGAGGAACTGCGCAACAAGGGCAAGTTCGTGCGCATCACCGCGGCAGGTCTCAAGGAGTCGCACCCGCACGACGTGCAGATGGTCGTGGAGGCCCCGAACTACCGCAAGTAG
- a CDS encoding GuaB3 family IMP dehydrogenase-related protein gives MTEIEIGRAKRARREYSFDDIAIVPSRRTRDPRDVSVSWSIDAFTFEAPVMAAPMDSVVSPATAIAIGKLGGLGVLDLEGVWTRYENAEDVLAEIRDLPADVATARMQQIYAEPIKPELIKERLAEIRAAGVPVAGALSPQRTQDLHQTVVDAGVDLFVIRGTTVSAEHVSKNAEPLNLKKFIYELDVPVIVGGAATYTAALHLMRTGAAGVLVGFGGGAASTTRAALGIHAPMATAVADVAGARRDYLDESGGRYVHVIADGGLSTSGDIVKAIACGADAVMLGTALARADDAPGGGWHWGPEAHHAELPRGNRVQVGSIAPLEQILFGPSTVADGRSNLIGAVRRSMATTGYSDLKEFQRVEVIVAPYHRQG, from the coding sequence GTGACTGAGATCGAGATTGGCCGCGCCAAGCGTGCCCGCCGTGAGTATTCCTTCGACGACATTGCGATTGTTCCCAGTCGCCGCACCCGTGACCCGCGCGATGTCTCGGTGAGCTGGTCGATCGACGCCTTCACCTTCGAGGCCCCGGTGATGGCAGCTCCGATGGACTCGGTGGTGTCGCCCGCCACCGCGATCGCGATCGGCAAGCTCGGCGGACTCGGCGTGCTCGACCTCGAGGGCGTGTGGACGCGGTACGAGAACGCCGAAGACGTCCTCGCCGAGATCCGCGACCTGCCGGCCGACGTGGCCACCGCGCGGATGCAGCAGATCTACGCCGAGCCGATCAAGCCGGAGCTGATCAAGGAGCGCCTGGCCGAGATCCGCGCCGCCGGGGTTCCGGTCGCCGGCGCGCTCAGCCCGCAGCGCACCCAGGACCTGCACCAGACCGTGGTCGACGCCGGGGTCGACCTGTTCGTCATTCGCGGCACCACGGTGAGCGCCGAGCACGTGTCGAAGAACGCCGAACCGCTCAACCTGAAGAAGTTCATCTACGAGCTGGACGTGCCGGTGATCGTCGGCGGTGCCGCCACCTACACGGCCGCCCTGCACCTGATGCGCACCGGTGCAGCCGGTGTGCTGGTCGGCTTCGGCGGGGGAGCCGCGTCGACCACCCGCGCCGCGCTCGGCATCCACGCCCCGATGGCCACCGCGGTGGCGGATGTCGCGGGTGCACGCCGCGATTACCTCGACGAGTCCGGCGGACGCTACGTGCACGTGATCGCCGACGGCGGACTGTCGACCAGCGGCGACATCGTCAAGGCGATCGCCTGTGGCGCCGACGCCGTGATGCTCGGCACCGCCCTGGCCCGCGCCGATGACGCCCCCGGCGGCGGATGGCACTGGGGCCCGGAGGCGCACCACGCCGAGCTGCCTCGCGGCAACCGCGTTCAGGTCGGCAGCATTGCCCCGCTCGAGCAGATCCTGTTCGGACCGTCGACCGTGGCCGACGGACGCAGCAACCTGATCGGCGCCGTGCGCCGGTCGATGGCGACGACCGGCTACTCCGACCTCAAGGAGTTCCAGCGGGTCGAGGTCATCGTCGCTCCCTACCACCGTCAGGGGTAG
- a CDS encoding ABC transporter ATP-binding protein: MSSNTVPPTPRAKTTGLHKGDFVPGVPKVDPILVADNVTRAFGGLTAVDVEHVEIPRNAITALIGPNGAGKTTLFNLLTGFDKPDSGKWEYDGTSLSGIPSFKVSRLGQVRTFQLTKVLSLLTVLENVKLGARNQTGEKFFASLFPAFWRKQEGDIEEKAIEILTRFTLEAKQDDFAASLSGGQRKLLEMARALMSDPQLVMLDEPMAGVNPALTQSLLDHILNLKDEGMTVLFIEHDMNMVRHIADWVIVMAEGRIVAEGPPQIVMKDAAVIDAYLGAHQDVDLGVVTGRVKGEMTEAAETLLADVEDVVTRGESDETEANK, translated from the coding sequence TTGTCAAGTAACACGGTCCCTCCCACCCCTCGAGCTAAGACGACCGGGCTGCACAAAGGGGACTTTGTTCCCGGCGTTCCCAAGGTCGACCCGATCCTGGTCGCCGACAATGTCACCCGCGCCTTCGGTGGCCTGACGGCCGTCGACGTCGAGCACGTCGAAATCCCCCGCAACGCCATCACCGCATTGATCGGGCCGAACGGGGCGGGCAAGACCACGCTGTTCAACCTGCTCACCGGTTTCGACAAGCCTGACTCGGGCAAGTGGGAATACGACGGCACTTCGCTGTCTGGCATCCCCTCGTTCAAGGTGTCACGGCTCGGCCAGGTGCGCACGTTCCAGCTGACCAAGGTGCTCTCTCTGCTCACCGTGCTCGAGAACGTGAAGCTCGGTGCCCGCAACCAGACCGGTGAGAAGTTCTTCGCAAGCCTGTTCCCCGCCTTCTGGCGCAAGCAGGAGGGCGACATCGAGGAGAAGGCGATCGAGATTCTCACGCGCTTCACGCTGGAAGCCAAGCAGGATGATTTCGCGGCCAGCCTGTCCGGCGGACAGCGCAAGCTGCTGGAGATGGCTCGCGCCCTGATGTCCGACCCACAGCTGGTGATGCTGGATGAGCCGATGGCAGGCGTCAACCCGGCACTCACGCAGTCGTTGCTCGACCACATCCTCAATCTCAAGGACGAGGGGATGACGGTGCTGTTCATCGAACACGACATGAACATGGTGCGCCACATCGCCGACTGGGTCATCGTCATGGCCGAGGGCCGAATCGTCGCCGAGGGGCCACCGCAGATCGTCATGAAGGACGCGGCTGTGATCGACGCCTACCTCGGCGCCCACCAGGACGTCGACCTCGGCGTCGTCACCGGCCGGGTGAAGGGCGAAATGACCGAGGCGGCCGAGACCCTGCTGGCCGACGTCGAGGACGTCGTCACGCGCGGAGAATCAGACGAAACGGAGGCCAACAAATGA
- the groES gene encoding co-chaperone GroES, giving the protein MSVSIKPLEDRIVIRQVEAEQTTASGLVIPDTAKEKPQEGEVVAVGPGRIDDNGNRIPLDVAVGDKVIYSKYGGTEVKYGGEDLLVLSARDVLAVVVR; this is encoded by the coding sequence GTGTCGGTCTCCATCAAGCCGCTCGAGGATCGCATTGTCATTCGCCAGGTCGAGGCGGAGCAGACCACTGCTTCCGGTCTCGTTATCCCTGACACTGCCAAGGAAAAGCCCCAGGAGGGCGAAGTTGTGGCGGTCGGCCCCGGCCGCATCGACGACAACGGAAACCGCATCCCGCTTGACGTTGCCGTCGGCGACAAGGTGATCTACTCCAAGTACGGCGGAACCGAAGTCAAGTACGGCGGCGAGGACCTCCTCGTGCTGTCGGCCCGCGACGTTCTCGCGGTCGTCGTCCGCTAG
- the rarD gene encoding EamA family transporter RarD — MSPSVAAGHRRGGLAYAIGAYGLWGIMPVYFIALAPSGPVEIVAWRIVLSLIFCAVLLTVTRGWRAFAAIAQNPRLTIAMALAGALILVNWLTYVYATLSGQVVETALGYFINPVVTVLLGVFVFAERLRPLQWVSVGLVAVAVLVIGVGYGSVPWIALILAVTFAIYGLVKKKVGGQVDAVAGLTLETAWLTVPAIVALAVIASTGGITLGANGALHTVLLASAGIITAVPLLLFAAAARRLPLSWIGLAQYLAPVLQFAIGVFVLGEDMPPERWFGFALVWVAIIVLTIDMFLSARSRRASRKLT, encoded by the coding sequence ATCTCCCCTTCCGTAGCCGCAGGACACCGGCGCGGAGGGTTGGCCTACGCGATCGGCGCATACGGGCTCTGGGGCATCATGCCGGTGTACTTCATCGCCCTCGCCCCGAGCGGCCCGGTCGAGATCGTCGCCTGGCGGATCGTGCTGTCGCTGATCTTCTGCGCCGTGCTGCTGACCGTCACGCGCGGCTGGCGGGCGTTCGCGGCGATCGCGCAAAACCCGCGGCTGACCATCGCGATGGCGCTCGCCGGTGCGCTCATCCTCGTCAACTGGCTGACCTACGTGTACGCGACCCTCAGCGGCCAGGTGGTCGAGACCGCCCTCGGCTACTTCATCAATCCCGTCGTGACGGTGCTGCTCGGTGTGTTCGTGTTCGCTGAGCGGCTGCGCCCGCTTCAGTGGGTGTCGGTCGGCCTGGTTGCGGTCGCGGTGCTCGTGATCGGGGTCGGCTACGGCTCGGTGCCCTGGATCGCGCTGATCCTTGCCGTGACCTTCGCGATCTACGGCCTCGTCAAGAAGAAGGTCGGTGGCCAGGTCGACGCCGTGGCCGGGCTGACCCTCGAAACGGCATGGTTGACCGTGCCGGCGATCGTCGCACTCGCGGTCATCGCGTCGACCGGCGGCATCACCCTCGGCGCCAACGGTGCGCTGCACACCGTGCTGCTGGCGAGCGCGGGCATCATCACGGCGGTGCCGCTGCTGCTGTTCGCCGCCGCGGCCCGCCGGCTGCCCCTGTCGTGGATCGGGCTCGCCCAGTACCTGGCTCCGGTATTGCAGTTCGCAATCGGCGTGTTCGTGTTGGGCGAGGACATGCCGCCGGAGCGATGGTTCGGGTTCGCGCTGGTCTGGGTGGCGATCATCGTGCTCACCATCGACATGTTCCTCTCGGCCCGTTCCCGCCGAGCCTCGCGAAAACTGACCTGA
- a CDS encoding ABC transporter substrate-binding protein yields MSAFAKAFASRSRTRKAGLVGIALVGASALVLSGCAAADEGDEPSGDTGARDLSLHIGTALPQTGNLAFLGPPENAGVAYAVSMVNEADLGVTLEVTVGDSGDTDNKAYETEIPRLLGEDVAAIIGAASSGTSLQFIDQVVGEGVIMFSPANTSDAFTSYEDNNLYFRTAPSDVLQGEVLGNLIAEDGHQTLGMIVLNDSYGTGLAKYTQEAFEAAGGEVVAQPMYNTGDTSFDSQISEVLAADPDAIALITFEEVKTMLPNLIGSFPAENLYFVDGNLTQFGDQLPAGALEGAKGTYPGLNVEDLGSFTTDLEAFWTGEGNPSLNNEYTYAAESFDAVILLALAALAANSTESADIAGKLQEVSGGSGDGETCTTYEQCAQIILDGGVADYDGLSGPITFDEVGDPTEASIGIYQFGPDNNYTAAE; encoded by the coding sequence ATGAGCGCTTTCGCTAAGGCATTCGCCTCCCGCTCACGCACCCGGAAGGCTGGCCTTGTCGGTATCGCCCTCGTGGGAGCCAGCGCTCTCGTCCTCAGCGGCTGTGCCGCCGCGGACGAGGGAGATGAACCGTCGGGTGACACCGGCGCCCGCGACCTGAGCCTTCACATCGGGACGGCGCTGCCGCAGACCGGGAACCTGGCCTTCCTCGGACCACCTGAGAACGCTGGCGTCGCCTACGCCGTGTCCATGGTCAACGAGGCTGATCTCGGCGTTACCCTCGAGGTCACCGTGGGTGACTCCGGAGACACCGACAACAAGGCGTACGAGACCGAGATCCCGCGTCTGCTGGGTGAGGATGTCGCCGCAATCATCGGTGCGGCCTCGTCGGGAACTTCGCTGCAGTTCATCGACCAAGTCGTCGGCGAGGGTGTGATCATGTTCTCGCCCGCGAACACGTCGGACGCGTTCACCTCGTACGAGGACAACAATCTGTACTTCCGTACGGCCCCGTCGGACGTGCTGCAGGGCGAGGTTCTCGGAAACCTCATCGCAGAGGACGGCCACCAGACGCTCGGCATGATCGTGCTGAACGACTCCTATGGCACCGGCCTCGCCAAATACACGCAGGAAGCATTTGAGGCAGCGGGCGGAGAGGTCGTCGCACAGCCGATGTACAACACCGGTGACACCAGCTTCGACTCGCAGATCAGCGAGGTGCTGGCCGCCGACCCGGACGCGATCGCCCTGATCACGTTCGAAGAGGTGAAGACCATGCTGCCGAACCTGATCGGCTCGTTCCCCGCCGAGAACCTGTATTTCGTCGACGGCAACCTCACGCAGTTCGGCGATCAGTTGCCGGCGGGAGCGCTGGAGGGTGCCAAGGGCACCTACCCCGGTCTGAACGTCGAAGACCTCGGCAGCTTCACCACGGATCTGGAAGCGTTCTGGACGGGTGAGGGCAATCCCTCGCTCAATAACGAGTACACCTACGCGGCCGAGTCGTTCGACGCGGTGATTCTGCTGGCGCTGGCCGCCCTGGCGGCGAACTCCACCGAGTCCGCCGACATCGCCGGCAAGCTGCAGGAGGTCTCCGGCGGTTCCGGCGACGGTGAGACGTGCACCACCTACGAGCAGTGCGCGCAGATCATCCTCGACGGCGGTGTTGCCGACTATGACGGTCTCTCGGGTCCGATCACCTTCGACGAGGTCGGCGACCCGACCGAGGCCAGTATCGGCATCTACCAGTTCGGTCCTGACAACAACTACACCGCGGCGGAGTAG
- a CDS encoding SAM-dependent methyltransferase yields MDVGELRELLSLDGLRLLDELPPYESAGDVVRTVADLRRAGHSPGLVAAVLSQSRLRARARVKFGEFTDRMLFTEAGLEQATRLQVAARHAGRFQRAGVHWVADLGCGIGADAMALAALDIDVTAVERDEVTAAIAAYNLAPFTGARVEHASVEDVDLSGVGGVYLDPARRSEKGRLKDPADWSPSLTFAFGLAERFPTGIKLGPGIDRDLIPAGAEAQWVSVDREVVELGLWFGAVATPGVARSALVIGHHGSAELTAAADSEDVEAGPLGEYLYEPDGAVIRARLIGDLARQLGARMLHPTIAYLTADSAIETPFATRFRVRETLPFDVRSLKKELAARDIGTLEIKKRGIDIDPAALRTKLSLKGKQNATLIITRLGEKRVALLADRD; encoded by the coding sequence ATGGATGTCGGCGAACTGCGCGAACTGTTATCGCTTGACGGCTTGCGGCTGCTCGACGAGCTACCGCCGTACGAGAGCGCCGGCGATGTCGTTCGCACCGTCGCGGATCTTCGTCGAGCCGGCCACTCCCCCGGCCTGGTCGCGGCCGTGCTCAGCCAGTCACGGCTCCGCGCCCGCGCCCGCGTCAAGTTCGGTGAATTCACCGACCGGATGCTGTTCACCGAGGCCGGGCTGGAGCAGGCAACCCGGCTGCAGGTCGCCGCCCGGCACGCCGGTCGATTCCAGCGGGCCGGGGTGCACTGGGTCGCCGATCTCGGCTGCGGAATCGGCGCCGACGCCATGGCCCTCGCCGCGCTCGACATCGACGTGACCGCGGTAGAGCGCGACGAGGTAACCGCGGCAATCGCCGCGTACAACCTCGCCCCGTTCACCGGCGCCAGGGTGGAGCACGCCTCGGTCGAGGACGTCGACCTGAGCGGCGTCGGCGGCGTGTATCTCGATCCGGCGCGCCGGTCAGAGAAGGGCCGGCTGAAAGACCCAGCGGACTGGTCGCCCTCGCTCACCTTCGCGTTCGGGCTGGCCGAGCGGTTCCCCACCGGCATCAAGCTCGGGCCCGGAATCGACCGCGACCTGATCCCGGCAGGCGCCGAGGCGCAATGGGTGTCGGTAGACCGCGAGGTCGTCGAACTCGGGCTGTGGTTCGGCGCCGTGGCCACCCCCGGCGTCGCCCGCTCGGCGCTGGTGATCGGGCATCACGGCAGCGCGGAACTCACGGCTGCCGCGGACAGTGAGGATGTGGAGGCCGGGCCGCTCGGCGAGTACCTGTACGAGCCGGACGGCGCTGTCATCCGGGCACGCCTCATCGGTGACCTAGCCCGGCAGCTCGGCGCCAGGATGCTGCATCCGACCATCGCCTATCTCACCGCCGACAGCGCCATCGAGACGCCGTTCGCCACCCGGTTCCGAGTGCGCGAGACCCTGCCGTTCGACGTGCGCAGCTTGAAAAAGGAGCTCGCCGCCCGCGACATCGGAACGCTCGAGATCAAGAAGCGCGGCATCGACATCGACCCCGCCGCGCTGCGCACGAAGCTGTCGCTGAAGGGAAAGCAAAACGCCACCCTCATCATCACCCGGCTGGGCGAGAAGAGGGTGGCGCTGCTGGCGGATCGGGACTAG
- a CDS encoding branched-chain amino acid ABC transporter permease: protein MDWLQIFSNTASSLLGPATIAYALAAIGLAVHFGYAGLLNMGIAAYMAIGAYGYAISVLTFGLHWWVGILIGLVASVIFSFILGIPTLRLRGDYLAIVTIAAAEIVRLLFLTTTFDAVTGSADGLSGYHGSFRASNPIPPGEYGFGPWVYNETGWWVRIVGIVLVALAALIVWALMRSPWGRVIKGIREDEDAVRALGKNVFAYKMQALVLGGIFGALGGVVYALPSSVNPGVYVTSLTFFVWTALLLGGAATVFGPILGSAIFWVVQSLLSNILPALVSSGVLPFMSTTQAQTLRFIIVGIALMLLVIFMPQGILGNKKELTFVK, encoded by the coding sequence ATGGACTGGTTGCAGATCTTCTCCAACACCGCGTCGTCCCTGCTCGGACCCGCAACGATTGCCTACGCTCTCGCCGCGATCGGTTTGGCCGTGCACTTCGGGTACGCCGGCCTGCTCAACATGGGTATTGCCGCGTACATGGCGATCGGCGCGTACGGGTACGCGATCTCGGTCCTCACCTTCGGTCTACACTGGTGGGTCGGGATCCTTATCGGTCTGGTCGCCTCGGTGATCTTCTCGTTCATTCTGGGTATCCCGACGCTGCGGCTCAGAGGCGACTATCTCGCGATCGTGACGATCGCCGCGGCCGAGATCGTCCGGCTGCTGTTCTTGACCACGACGTTCGACGCGGTCACGGGATCGGCTGACGGCCTGAGCGGTTACCACGGAAGCTTCCGCGCCTCGAACCCGATCCCGCCCGGCGAGTACGGGTTCGGGCCTTGGGTCTACAACGAGACCGGATGGTGGGTGCGCATCGTCGGCATCGTGCTGGTGGCCCTTGCCGCCCTCATCGTCTGGGCGCTGATGCGCAGCCCCTGGGGCCGCGTCATCAAGGGCATCCGTGAAGACGAAGACGCGGTGCGCGCGCTCGGCAAGAACGTCTTCGCCTACAAGATGCAGGCCCTCGTGCTCGGCGGAATCTTCGGCGCCCTCGGCGGCGTCGTGTACGCGCTGCCATCATCGGTGAACCCCGGCGTCTATGTGACCTCGCTGACCTTCTTCGTATGGACCGCGCTGCTGCTCGGTGGCGCGGCAACGGTGTTCGGTCCAATCCTCGGCTCGGCCATCTTCTGGGTAGTTCAGTCACTGCTCAGCAACATCCTGCCCGCCTTGGTCAGCTCCGGCGTGCTGCCCTTCATGTCGACGACCCAGGCGCAGACCCTGCGCTTCATCATCGTCGGCATCGCTCTGATGCTCCTTGTCATATTCATGCCGCAGGGCATCCTCGGAAACAAGAAGGAGCTGACCTTTGTCAAGTAA
- a CDS encoding branched-chain amino acid ABC transporter permease, which yields MFLVFIALLGALLMLTAAPAYADEVGADEPYKISGNVQNEGQPLEDVLITVTGNGVDLEVETDAEGRWRVGVPERDTYTVTLVESTLPEGIAVLEGGNVQEVEIGPGGRVTMNFFIGEGERNVTSFFDQLVSRIFNGLNFGLMLGLAAVGASLVYGTTGLANFAHAEMVTFGAVIALFFGTTIGMPMLAAIPLAILVSGAFGWAMDAGLWRPLRHKGLGLVQLMIVSIGLSLTLRYIFQYFIGGGTLQLPGSAEAEFPLFGAVTMSWIDIASMAMTVVVLVVFALWLLYTRMGKATRAISDNPSLAAASGIDVDRVVRWVWIISAAMAGLAGILYAYFRPGIKWDMGAQILLLVFASITLGGLGTAFGALIGSIIVGLLVEVSTLWIPSDLKYVGALGILIVILLFRPQGILGRKERIG from the coding sequence CTGTTTCTCGTCTTCATCGCCCTTCTCGGTGCTCTACTGATGCTCACGGCGGCCCCCGCGTACGCCGATGAGGTGGGTGCCGACGAGCCGTACAAGATCAGCGGAAACGTGCAGAACGAGGGGCAACCCCTCGAGGACGTGCTCATCACGGTGACAGGCAACGGTGTCGATCTCGAGGTGGAGACGGATGCCGAGGGCCGTTGGCGTGTGGGCGTTCCGGAGCGCGACACCTACACCGTCACCCTTGTGGAGAGCACCCTGCCAGAGGGCATCGCGGTGCTCGAGGGCGGCAACGTGCAGGAGGTCGAGATCGGGCCAGGCGGCCGCGTCACGATGAACTTCTTCATAGGGGAGGGTGAGCGCAACGTCACCAGCTTCTTCGACCAGCTCGTGTCGCGCATCTTCAACGGCCTGAACTTCGGCCTCATGCTGGGCCTGGCCGCGGTCGGCGCCTCGCTGGTCTACGGCACCACGGGCCTCGCGAACTTCGCGCATGCCGAGATGGTGACGTTCGGCGCGGTGATCGCGCTGTTCTTCGGCACCACGATCGGCATGCCGATGCTCGCGGCCATCCCGCTCGCCATCCTCGTCAGCGGCGCCTTCGGCTGGGCGATGGACGCCGGCCTCTGGCGCCCGCTCCGACATAAAGGCCTCGGCCTCGTGCAGCTGATGATCGTGAGCATCGGCCTGTCGCTGACGCTGCGCTATATCTTCCAATACTTCATCGGCGGCGGCACCTTGCAGCTGCCGGGTTCGGCCGAGGCGGAGTTCCCGCTCTTCGGCGCGGTCACCATGAGCTGGATCGACATCGCAAGCATGGCAATGACTGTCGTCGTACTCGTTGTCTTCGCGCTGTGGCTGCTGTACACGCGAATGGGCAAGGCGACCCGGGCAATCTCCGACAACCCGTCGCTGGCTGCGGCATCCGGAATCGATGTCGATCGCGTGGTCCGCTGGGTCTGGATCATCTCGGCCGCGATGGCCGGTCTCGCCGGCATCCTGTACGCGTACTTCCGTCCGGGCATCAAGTGGGACATGGGCGCGCAGATCCTGCTGCTTGTCTTCGCGAGCATCACCCTCGGCGGCCTGGGCACCGCGTTCGGCGCCCTGATCGGTTCGATCATCGTCGGCCTGCTTGTCGAGGTGTCAACGCTGTGGATTCCGTCCGATCTGAAGTACGTCGGTGCTCTCGGCATCCTGATCGTCATCCTGCTGTTCCGACCGCAGGGCATCCTCGGTCGCAAAGAGAGAATCGGATAG
- a CDS encoding ABC transporter ATP-binding protein, which yields MTSTAPAAATPVAPTGTPVIEATGIVAGYLPGVNILRGANLVAHKGELIGIIGPNGAGKSTLLKAIFGQVKVHEGSVTLNGDDITGLKANKLVARGVGFVPQNNNVFPSLTIEENLQMGLYQRPKAYKEQLEFVVGIFAEIGKRLGQRAGSLSGGERQMVAMSRALMMNPEVLLLDEPSAGLSPVRQDEAFIRVSEINNAGVTTIMVEQNARRCLQICDRGYVLDQGRDAYHGTGRELLNDPKVIGLYLGTLGEEH from the coding sequence ATGACCAGTACAGCCCCAGCCGCCGCCACGCCGGTGGCGCCGACCGGCACCCCTGTCATTGAGGCGACCGGGATCGTCGCCGGCTATCTGCCCGGCGTGAACATTCTGAGGGGCGCGAACCTCGTCGCCCACAAGGGCGAGTTGATCGGGATCATCGGCCCGAACGGCGCCGGCAAGTCCACTCTGCTGAAGGCTATTTTCGGCCAGGTGAAGGTGCACGAGGGATCTGTCACGCTGAACGGCGACGACATCACCGGGCTGAAGGCCAACAAGCTCGTCGCCCGCGGCGTCGGATTCGTGCCGCAGAACAACAACGTGTTCCCGAGTCTCACCATCGAGGAGAACCTGCAGATGGGGCTGTACCAACGCCCCAAGGCGTACAAGGAACAGCTGGAGTTCGTGGTCGGGATCTTCGCCGAGATCGGCAAGCGCCTCGGTCAGCGCGCCGGTTCGTTGTCCGGTGGTGAACGCCAGATGGTGGCCATGTCGCGGGCTCTGATGATGAACCCCGAGGTGTTGCTGCTCGACGAGCCCTCTGCGGGTCTGTCGCCGGTGCGTCAGGATGAGGCGTTCATCCGGGTCTCAGAAATCAACAACGCTGGCGTCACGACCATCATGGTCGAGCAGAACGCCCGGCGCTGCCTGCAGATCTGCGACCGCGGTTACGTACTCGACCAGGGCCGCGACGCGTACCACGGCACCGGCCGGGAACTGCTGAACGACCCGAAGGTCATCGGCCTGTACCTGGGCACGCTCGGCGAAGAGCACTAG